DNA from Halorarum salinum:
CCCGTTCCCGTCGGAATCTGACCCGTCGTCGTACGGGTCCCCCGACGTCCCGTCACCGGATTGGCTCGAACACCCAGCGAGACCGACGAGTCCTCCCGCTCCGACGGTTCCTAGCAACGACCTACGCGTGGTAATTGGTTCCATACGTATGGGGTCCACTCGGGGAAGGTGTTACAAAAAGTCACCCCATCCGTATGCTCGTTAATTTATAACAAACCACGTCCTGTAGCGCTACTGAAGCAACGTGAGGTGGTCCGCGAGCGACGCGGCGATCTTGTTCTCCGCCCGCCTGAGGTGGTACTCGGCGGTTCTCCGGTCGATCCCGAGCCGCTCCCCGATCTCCTCGGTGGTGGTCCCCCGAGGCACCTCGTAGTATCCCGAATCGCAGGCGACCCGGAACGTCTCGAACTGACGATCCGATAATCTGGGGAACACGTCGTCCAGTCCCAGCACGGGGACGTCCGGGTGGAGCCCCTTGATTTCGCGTTTCGCCCGGACGGTCACCGCGCCGTCGTCGCGGAGGCCCTCGTAGACCGCCGTCAGCGACGCGGGATCGAGCGCCAGTACCTTGCTCCGTTTCGTCCCGTTCTCGTAGATCAACGGCGGCAACGACAGGCACCCGTTGTCGGCGAGGTGGGTCTCGACGA
Protein-coding regions in this window:
- a CDS encoding helix-turn-helix domain-containing protein is translated as MYEATFELQGEGLVAELSREFSADIQLWCNDHSDLLYVRSERVASFRDELSGAVGIQESIRQGNQLVVVTDHCLRKEEQTLVETHLADNGCLSLPPLIYENGTKRSKVLALDPASLTAVYEGLRDDGAVTVRAKREIKGLHPDVPVLGLDDVFPRLSDRQFETFRVACDSGYYEVPRGTTTEEIGERLGIDRRTAEYHLRRAENKIAASLADHLTLLQ